Proteins encoded by one window of Candidatus Bathyanammoxibius amoris:
- a CDS encoding FAD-binding protein has protein sequence MPYHDILIVGGGLAGLRAAVAANEMNLKAGILSKVHPLRSHSVAAQGGINASLGNHPRGGHDGWEKHAYDTVRGSDFLADQDAVLRMTGDAASRVYEIEHWGCPFSRTDDGKIAQRPFGGAGFPRTCYAADTTGQALLHTIYEQVIRFKQAAERKELVLYPEWLVLALVREDDECKGVVAMELSSGRLEAFAAGAVIFATGGSGRIYGNTTNALINTGIGMAVPYWAGVPLKDMEFEQFHPTTLVGKNILITEGARGEGGFLLNNKGERFLANYPDSEKAMEVAPRDIVSRNITREMQEGRGFKGDGGYVHLDLRHLGREKIMSRLHGIRTICMEFGGIDPITDLIPVQPGHHYTMGGIECNTECETIVGGLYAAGEVSCVSVHGANRLGGNSLLETLVFGKIAGDNAARYVQGKKLAGTKPGKIHEVALKKTEGKIEQLLAREDGEDVAVLKKEMAEVMAGKVGVFREKPALTDALAVIKGLRERFRNVSLRHTAGRRWNLSLQSALELEGSLDVAEAVAAGALARKESRGSHSRTDFPRRDDEKWHKHTRAYYSRDGAKLKYSKVRPGPFELEERKY, from the coding sequence GTGCCTTATCATGACATATTGATAGTTGGAGGCGGGCTTGCGGGGCTGAGGGCAGCCGTTGCGGCCAATGAGATGAACCTTAAGGCGGGTATACTCTCCAAGGTACACCCGCTGCGGTCACACTCCGTAGCCGCGCAGGGCGGCATTAACGCCTCGCTCGGCAATCATCCGAGGGGCGGGCACGACGGCTGGGAGAAACACGCGTATGACACGGTCAGGGGGAGTGACTTCCTTGCCGACCAGGACGCGGTCCTCCGGATGACAGGTGACGCCGCCTCGCGCGTGTACGAGATTGAGCACTGGGGATGCCCGTTTAGCCGTACGGACGATGGGAAGATAGCACAGAGGCCCTTCGGCGGGGCCGGATTTCCCAGGACATGCTACGCCGCCGATACCACGGGCCAAGCGCTTCTGCACACCATCTATGAACAGGTGATCAGGTTCAAGCAGGCCGCCGAGCGGAAGGAGCTGGTTCTTTATCCTGAGTGGCTGGTGCTGGCGCTTGTGAGGGAGGATGACGAGTGCAAGGGGGTAGTGGCGATGGAACTTAGCAGCGGCAGGCTTGAGGCCTTCGCCGCGGGTGCTGTCATATTTGCAACTGGTGGCTCTGGAAGGATTTATGGCAATACGACAAACGCGCTTATCAACACGGGAATAGGCATGGCGGTCCCCTACTGGGCGGGTGTACCGCTGAAGGACATGGAATTCGAACAGTTCCATCCAACCACCCTGGTGGGTAAGAATATACTGATAACCGAAGGTGCGAGAGGGGAAGGCGGGTTCCTGTTAAACAATAAAGGCGAGAGATTTTTGGCCAATTACCCGGATTCCGAGAAGGCCATGGAGGTGGCGCCGCGCGACATAGTGTCCAGGAACATTACCCGGGAGATGCAGGAGGGCAGGGGATTTAAAGGAGACGGCGGCTATGTACACCTGGACCTCCGTCATCTGGGCCGGGAGAAGATAATGTCCAGGCTTCACGGCATCCGGACGATATGTATGGAATTTGGCGGCATAGACCCTATTACGGACCTTATCCCCGTCCAGCCGGGGCATCACTATACTATGGGCGGGATTGAGTGTAATACGGAATGTGAGACAATCGTGGGCGGCCTCTACGCGGCGGGTGAGGTGTCTTGCGTCAGCGTCCACGGGGCCAACCGGCTTGGGGGCAATTCACTGCTTGAGACGCTGGTTTTCGGCAAGATCGCCGGCGATAATGCCGCCAGGTATGTTCAGGGTAAGAAGCTGGCAGGTACTAAGCCCGGCAAGATACACGAAGTGGCGCTAAAGAAAACCGAAGGGAAGATCGAGCAGCTACTGGCAAGAGAGGACGGCGAGGACGTCGCCGTCTTGAAGAAGGAGATGGCAGAGGTCATGGCCGGGAAGGTGGGCGTATTTCGCGAGAAGCCGGCGCTTACCGACGCACTTGCTGTCATAAAAGGACTCAGGGAGCGCTTCAGGAACGTTTCGCTGCGCCACACGGCTGGCAGGAGGTGGAACCTGTCGCTGCAGTCGGCCCTTGAGCTTGAGGGCAGTCTTGACGTGGCCGAGGCCGTGGCGGCGGGGGCACTTGCAAGGAAAGAGAGCCGGGGGTCACACTCCCGCACCGATTTCCCCAGGCGTGACGATGAGAAGTGGCACAAGCATACCAGGGCATATTATTCCAGGGACGGCGCCAAGCTCAAGTACAGCAAAGTCAGACCCGGCCCGTTTGAATTGGAAGAGAGGAAATACTAG
- a CDS encoding succinate dehydrogenase iron-sulfur subunit produces MADITFNVLRYDPDSGSEPHLQAYRVPLPDNGKGLTVLDGLNYILENLDGSLAFRSSCRAGVCGSCAMHINGKHRLACNTQVASLKTQEITIRPLAHLEVEKDLCVNMDQFWEKHELVRPYLVPGSPPPEKERIQSQEDRKELDMVIDCIQCASCYSACPITLTSKEYIGPAALLKIDRYVRDTRDGIHNLRIEQADGPYGAWRCHNVFACQCCPKELDPPRSIAHIKRRLLRKRLLGKSK; encoded by the coding sequence GTGGCGGACATAACCTTCAACGTCTTACGCTACGACCCTGATTCAGGCAGTGAACCTCACCTTCAGGCCTACCGCGTGCCCCTGCCTGATAACGGGAAGGGATTGACCGTGCTCGACGGGCTTAATTACATACTGGAGAACCTGGACGGTTCTCTGGCCTTCAGGTCATCGTGCAGGGCCGGCGTATGCGGTTCCTGCGCCATGCATATAAACGGTAAGCACAGGCTTGCCTGTAACACGCAGGTCGCATCGCTAAAGACACAAGAAATCACCATCAGGCCCCTTGCCCACCTGGAGGTAGAGAAAGACCTTTGTGTGAATATGGACCAGTTCTGGGAGAAGCATGAGCTGGTAAGGCCGTATCTAGTCCCCGGCTCACCCCCGCCCGAAAAGGAACGAATCCAGAGCCAGGAGGACAGGAAGGAACTGGATATGGTTATAGACTGCATCCAGTGCGCCAGCTGCTACTCGGCATGCCCGATTACCCTTACAAGTAAGGAGTATATAGGTCCCGCGGCGTTACTTAAGATAGACCGCTACGTGAGGGACACCCGTGACGGCATCCATAATCTGAGAATAGAGCAGGCAGACGGCCCGTATGGCGCGTGGAGGTGCCACAACGTCTTTGCCTGCCAGTGCTGCCCCAAGGAGCTTGACCCGCCCCGGTCCATAGCCCACATCAAACGCCGCCTCCTGCGCAAAAGATTGCTGGGTAAAAGTAAGTAA